A single window of Fervidicoccus fontis Kam940 DNA harbors:
- a CDS encoding threonine synthase — translation MEGYTFICPKCGKEFEDAPKDWKCPYCGSSLNLAKKPKIFRYRIMGEGNTPLVKEKIGGKELFFKLEYLNPTGSFKDRGTSATVQYFLKKKCSSFIEDSSGNTGISTAVYARRVNRESYIFSPKTIAESKKKLLNLLGAKLTITETREEAFNLAVKMAKKYENACYIGHMVNPIFNYGMSFLVEEVLKKTIGITDVIVPLASGTLLLGIFEGFKRNIDKNGGLPKIWAVQPTRTGYLRGKVKIVHESQGRSDSADALVVSNPARINDIINAINETKGGGIIVDDEDIKEGMRNLYSRGFIVEPSSSVVWKAFELLNREELIGSKILIPLTGSGLKYLHSI, via the coding sequence ATGGAAGGCTATACATTTATCTGCCCAAAATGCGGAAAGGAGTTCGAGGATGCGCCTAAAGATTGGAAATGTCCTTATTGTGGTTCTTCGCTAAACTTGGCCAAGAAGCCCAAGATATTTAGATATAGGATCATGGGAGAAGGAAATACGCCGCTTGTAAAGGAAAAGATAGGAGGAAAAGAACTCTTTTTTAAGCTTGAATATTTGAATCCCACAGGAAGCTTTAAAGATAGAGGAACATCAGCTACAGTGCAATACTTTTTGAAGAAAAAATGCTCATCTTTTATTGAAGACTCTTCTGGAAATACAGGAATAAGCACAGCTGTTTACGCAAGAAGGGTCAATAGAGAATCCTATATTTTTTCCCCAAAAACTATAGCTGAATCTAAGAAAAAACTTTTAAACCTTCTCGGTGCAAAGCTCACGATAACTGAGACAAGGGAGGAAGCCTTTAATCTTGCAGTAAAAATGGCAAAAAAATATGAAAATGCGTGCTACATAGGGCACATGGTAAATCCAATATTCAACTATGGAATGTCATTTTTAGTAGAAGAAGTGCTCAAGAAAACAATTGGCATAACTGACGTTATTGTTCCACTTGCTTCAGGAACTCTATTGCTTGGAATATTTGAGGGCTTTAAGAGAAATATCGATAAGAACGGAGGATTGCCTAAGATTTGGGCTGTTCAGCCGACTAGAACCGGCTATTTGAGGGGAAAAGTAAAAATTGTACATGAATCTCAAGGAAGAAGCGATTCTGCAGACGCGCTTGTTGTTAGCAATCCTGCAAGAATCAATGATATAATCAATGCAATAAATGAAACTAAAGGAGGAGGTATAATCGTAGATGATGAAGATATAAAAGAAGGAATGAGGAATCTCTACAGTAGAGGGTTTATTGTCGAGCCTTCGAGTTCGGTAGTGTGGAAGGCTTTTGAGTTACTTAACAGAGAAGAATTGATAGGTAGTAAAATTCTTATTCCATTAACGGGTTCAGGACTAAAGTATCTTCATTCAATTTGA